TTCTATGCGGCGAACCGCTCACCGAACCAGactacaatatacaaataatggCTGTGAATCTGAGGCGACGCGTTCAGATGTATCAGTGGGTGGAGGATTCGGTGTAAGCATAAGAGTTAGGCCGGCCGGTAGaaagttttgaatttattttctttttcactTAGTAGCGAGTCCAGCTTTGTCGAGACCATTGGTAACGTCGATACGGAATCCACACGCAGGTATTACTATACACGCGAATGGCGCGATAAGCTGGTAGATTCCAACAGCTTTAACAATCCCCATGGGCATGCAAATCCAAAACGCTTTCCCATTGAAAGCGCCGTGACGGTGGCTGATGCTGTCTTTATAGGCAAATATGAGCTCGGGCCTGCGGTCAAACATAAGTTTACTAATTATAAGGAGTTGACATCTGATATACGGCCAGAGGATAGCAGCATCAAGTTGCATCTGGGACTCTACTATCATACCAATGATGTGTTCAATCCGGAGGTTGGCGATTTACGCTTACACTTCAGTTACGCCGGCATGGAGGGTGAATACTACAGTGTGGTGGGCAAACTGGTGAAAAATAAAGTAACACCATATGTCACTTCGCGTGGCGTGCGTGTTCTTTTGGTGTATTCAGGAGAGCTGAGTGCCGCGGAAATGTTTAAGCAGGAGCATCGTAATCAGGTCCTGCACACCTGGTATTGGCGTTTCGTAGGCTGTGTACTCATCTTCTTTGGCGTTACCTGCAATAGCAAACTGCTTCGCATCAGTTGTAAGGAAACTCTACCTTCTTCTGGAAcataacttatatatatttgcttctTTT
The DNA window shown above is from Drosophila busckii strain San Diego stock center, stock number 13000-0081.31 chromosome 3L, ASM1175060v1, whole genome shotgun sequence and carries:
- the LOC108600625 gene encoding transmembrane protein 43 homolog isoform X2, with amino-acid sequence MPTLRDTFRANWLISVFGIILFLAGAGLLYWNEGRAVHTILALDEAFAEVYTMQFTEEEQDQSYEQRVVHLSGPILCGEPLTEPDYNIQIMAVNLRRRVQMYQWVEDSVESSFVETIGNVDTESTRRYYYTREWRDKLVDSNSFNNPHGHANPKRFPIESAVTVADAVFIGKYELGPAVKHKFTNYKELTSDIRPEDSSIKLHLGLYYHTNDVFNPEVGDLRLHFSYAGMEGEYYSVVGKLVKNKVTPYVTSRGVRVLLVYSGELSAAEMFKQEHRNQVLHTWYWRFVGCVLIFFGVTCNSKLLRISFLRVPLLLALAPDAQFPIGGNFIIAFSLALTIAAVAWILHRPVIGACLLLAGGSPYVWLTRNLVDYQRVD
- the LOC108600625 gene encoding transmembrane protein 43 homolog isoform X1, encoding MPTLRDTFRANWLISVFGIILFLAGAGLLYWNEGRAVHTILALDEAFAEVYTMQFTEEEQDQSYEQRVVHLSGPILCGEPLTEPDYNIQIMAVNLRRRVQMYQWVEDSVSESSFVETIGNVDTESTRRYYYTREWRDKLVDSNSFNNPHGHANPKRFPIESAVTVADAVFIGKYELGPAVKHKFTNYKELTSDIRPEDSSIKLHLGLYYHTNDVFNPEVGDLRLHFSYAGMEGEYYSVVGKLVKNKVTPYVTSRGVRVLLVYSGELSAAEMFKQEHRNQVLHTWYWRFVGCVLIFFGVTCNSKLLRISFLRVPLLLALAPDAQFPIGGNFIIAFSLALTIAAVAWILHRPVIGACLLLAGGSPYVWLTRNLVDYQRVD